A segment of the Calonectris borealis chromosome 2, bCalBor7.hap1.2, whole genome shotgun sequence genome:
CGGATTCTAATAGTCTTGAAGAAAGTCTTCCTGTGGCTGGTCAGCAAGATTTGGTAGTGACAGATAAGCCAAGTATTACAGACAGCCCAAAAGAAAATCTCTCCACAGCCAAACTGGAAAGTCTGGGTGATAACACAGAAAAAAGTAACCCCACAGTAAGCACAGAAACTTTGTGCACAGTGGAGGAAAGTAATTCCACAGCTAGTACAGAAGCTGTTATGATAGATGAGTAAAACACACAATCTACTGTTTGATAatcaaacaagaaagaaatattttccttggcATAGATTGCTTTTGCAGAAGTCGTTGCAGAGAACTTGGCAAGCTCACTGTCTACTTAGTAATTTGTGAATGGAGTTTCCTCTTTGCACACTATTAAACACATAGAAGTAATACTCTTGAATTTGCCTTTTTAGACTTTCCAAATTTGGAAGTTTAACACTGCTCTAGTAACCTTTATTTTTGTCTGCACCATATTCTACCACAGTATAGAAGAAATTTCTGTCTAACATATGTGATACAGGCTGGAACAACACACATGCATTTGTAGAAAAGTAATGCTTATCCATGTCAGCATTATGCTAAATAAATTgagaaaaagaaagttgtttGAACAATTTTGTACATACGTAATTAATGCAGACAGCCCTATTTTTGTGCACTATTTCAAAAACAGGTTCAGTAAGAGACTCTTAATTGCAGTTCTGTTTTCCCCTATTTCAGAAGTGGCACTGAGTCTACCAACTCTGTGGCAGGATAATAGAGTCTTTAGTAAGAAAGTTGTAAACTCCATCTCTGAAAATCAAGTAATTTTTACCTTAGCTTTTTTCCAGCCTCAAAGTATAAAACTGTTTtgtgatttaaatttttttttaaaagtatagtTAAGTCGGCTGTTCAAAATTTCAGTTTGTCTCTGTCTAGACCTGCTTTGTAAACTCTTAACTTGCTGTAAATCAGTTTAGTTAGTGTAAAACAGAGATAGGCATTCACAAAGAAAAGACTTCCTGACCAGAGCAATTTGCAGCTACAGTTAAGGCAAGCAACAGGAAAAGGAGGTAAATATAGAATGTTGGCACAGAAATACAAAGTTGTCAGAAATATGCATTTGTGGCTGACATGTTTCTAAGAGAAGGTGAATAAACCTGGCTTCCTTGAAGAGTTTGGGAAAAATAGTATGGGAATAAGGGAAAGAGAGTTCAGGCTAGAAGGActggcaaaataaatacaaaaataacacaaGGAAGTTCATTAGACTGGTAATGTGTTCAGTGTGCTCTAACAGGGTAAAAGTAGATGGTCTAAAAGTAAAACAATGGAATTGTCAGTAATTCTGCATTTGAAGAGAATGGTGTATTTTcagcaaaagtgaaataaatagaactgtatgaagaagaaaaaatagtttttaactGTGAAAGTGCTCTGCATAGTGGTTACAAAAGATAAGAAGAATTGGACAAAAGGTGAAAAATTCCTATATTTTATATAGTGACTAGAGAGAGTCACAGCACTCTAGAAATCAGCAGCAAATCCTGTTCTATTTTGCATAGAGTTAGCATATCACCAAGAGCAGCTTATTCTGCAAGAATAGCTTGTCCATAGCACTGggcatctatttttttaaatattagaggAAACCTATTTAGAGAGACTATTTAAGGGACCTGCTCCATTTCCAAACTGCTGGCAAAAGAGAAAGTGAGAGTGAAATGATAGCTTCTGACACAGAACAGAAACATGTTTACTAAACCTTTGTAGAGctttaaaagtaatttcccaTTTCTGTAAAAGTTATGTTTAAGAGTgaaagcaagggttttttttgccaggagCCAAAACATGGTGAAGATTTACAGAAATTACCTCTACTGGGAAGTATCAAAATCAGATTTCTCTAAAACGAAGTGGTGCATCAGCCTGTACATGTTCCACAAATGGAGAATGAAATCCAGCTGAGGTAATTTTAAATACCATGAGACAGAAAAACTAATGTTCCAGTTGCTGGACGTGATGGAGTATATCCAGTGATAAGCCCAGTTGCTCTACTAGCCAAATAGTCTGCTTTTTAACCCAAGCAAGGGTTGACCTTTCAGGATCTGTGCAGAGGTTTGCCTTGCTGCACTCAGACTGCAAGGAACCAACCTCACCATTATTTCTACAAATGTTTTCACCAGAGCTGCCAACGTCTTCGTGCTTTCCAGCTTTAGCTTCATTATATTCTGTCCCAGCTGGAGCTGTATGATTAAGGTCCATGTCCTGAACAGAATCTAAAATGTGTCCGAGATGTGGCTGTTGTTCAATAGAATTCAGATACTTAAGCACATCTTCTTCATGCTTTCCAACCACATCAAGAAGATTATTTATCTTACTTAAAGCAGAATCATGTCCTTTAAATTGACACCAGGATAAGAGAGCACTGAAAAgtgaagaacaacaacaaaaaaaagtaattacatGTACCCACACAGACCTCCAGTTGTTGAAGGGAGATAGCAATGTGACATGATATCTATactatataaatgtatatatgttTCATTCACATTTTCTGGGAAAATCAAGCAGTAGAACTGAATATTAAGCTTAAAAATGTAGATTCAGATAATTTTGGAAGAGCAACTGAAGGAGGATTTTTAAGAATGATCACTCTACCGCCAGGTAGGCAATTCCCTGTATTCAAGACCTGAGAATTCTCAGGTTGCTCAATTTGGACAGATTTACaatgcacttttctttttttaaattaaaacaaacaaaaaactgcatgcacatgtacacacactccacacacacacaaccttATGGAGTTTGTAACCTACTTCAGGGTTCCTCTGAACTGGCCACATGTAACCATCAGCTCAGCACCGTGTCTGTAACCTTGATTAAAGCCTTCCTGGAGTGCAAGTTCTTTCCCAGCCTCAATTCCATCCCTATAGCCTTCCTATAATAAGAGTAGTGAAACAGGTTGTTCACAAGATGAAAAATTGGACCTATGACAATttcataacaataaaaaaaagtttaaacaagTATTCAGTCTCTTAAATTACAGCTTCTAGATCTGAACATTGCTCCCAGCTATACCCCCACTGCCAAACCAAAACATGCTTTTTGCAGTGCGTTATGATTTACTGATCTGTAAGATCCAGTTCTTTTCCAAAAGGATCCCCAGAAGGTCAGAAAATAAGGaaagtatttttagaaacatCAAAAAATAAGACAAATCTGCAGGAAAGCATGCCTGCTTTCATGATGACCAACTCCTTTATGAAAAATTCCTTAAAGAATACCACATATAGATTTCTAGACATCTAAAAATACATAGGCTGCAAAGCCTCCCCTTTAGCAGAGGTACTCTCCTGTCTATAATTCATCTAGCTGTTTTCACAAAACTAATTATTGAGCCTTGCTTCTCTATTTGCCAGATGTTACTCAATTCAAGAGTTACACCggaaaaaaaatgatgatggAGCGAGTCACATATAAATACACATAACATTGTGACTGCTTTCTGTAAGAAACAGCTAATGATTgtaatgcaaattaatttcttcatattctAATCACATTACCATGTAACGTAGAATAATTCTTAACTTTTTTCACATCAAAATTGCAAGTTGTAAGAGTGAAAACTTCTATTTGCTCATGAGAGAAGAAAACTGGTGGCCTTGCTAGAAAAATAGCCCGGAACAagaatgtttctttattttgcccAACATACATCTCCAACTTCAATAACATTTTACAATTTTGCAGTATCTACTCATAAAATACCAGAGGGATTTGTGTAAGAACACTAAACAGCCCCTTAAGAAAACCAGTCTTTTCAAGGGACTCAGATGCAGGAAACTTTTCCTTGGAGAATAATACAACAGCTCTGTTGTAATACCCTTCCTCATCAACAGCCTACACAACAGCTTCCATTCATGTTCTTCAGCCAAATGCTGTTCACCCATGACCAGACGAGCCCTACTGGCCCCACTCTGAATGATAATGTATCTGTTGAAGTATCCTGGGTTTATGTAGTTGTCTTGTTCCCTGTGGAATTCCAGGGAAGGACGGGCTGTGGAAACTTGCtttcataaaatgtatttttcactaGGAGAATAAATAAGCCACAGAACTACCCAGACCGCAACATCCAATTGTGGTTGCACATGGAGTCACACATCTTAAATCTGACTGATGAAGAACTCTacttaaaaacccaaacatctcaTACTTCTTTATTAGCACTGTTTAGCTGTATTGCCCTACGCTTACTAGTGGTATACCTACAAGTATGAAGCAAATAGCTTGCATCAGAATTTAGCACTACCTTTTACATGGTTGTACAGAGGGAGCCAATGTCTTTTGGTAAAACAAGACTTTGCTCTGATAGACTACTACGATAGAGTTTCTGTAAATCCCTGCTAAATTTTCCTGACATTCAGAAGAAACTAAACCACAATAACTTTTAAGCAGCCACTCTTAGTTCTCCCTTTAAATCAGCCATATGTATATCAAAGTATGTATCAGTAAATCTAAAATGGTTAAAAAGACTATTACATCATTGTTACAGAAATACCTTCAATCTTTTTTTCATGGTGCTGTTCCATTCTTTCTGTAGTAGATACATCTCATCTGCATCTTCATCAAATATATCCTCACTGGATCGGCTGACTGCAACTTGTACCCAGGACATAACAGCAGTGATGACTATGACCTCTGTTTATGTGGTAAAAAAAGTACTGAGAAACTCTCAAAAGTCCCTCTGGCTAAGTATCAGATTAGAAGTATAGGCAAAAAATGTGAGTTCTGAAGAGAAGTCATGTACGGAGCTGATTATTCGACCTGTACATTTGTTTCCACATGGAAAACGGATGCTGTTTACCATCAGAGTGCATCTGTCAAGAGAAGACAGTCAGATCATTACTGGTAAAGCGACTTCTGTAATTTATGAGGACAACTTGAGACAGTAGTTTCTTCCCTTCTTATGGCAGTGTCACGCATATGCATGTTAAATGAGCATTTCTAAATGTTGCTAGTACACAGCAGCAGACAGAAACAACTTTATGACTTGATTCTGATAGCAGCTGACGAATAGCCCCATATAGCTTCCATGCAGTGCATTAAGTTATACACGTAGGTAATTGCCTGCAGAGCTAATAACTGGCAAGGACTTTCACCTTTGATTTTCAGTTTCCTGGTTACACCAAAAACTTAACCATCTTATAAGTCTTGAGTAGAAATACTCCtttatattttgaataaaaaatttgCTAGTTCTACTGCAGAGGGAAGACGACATCATTGGATTATTTCATCTTTTCCACTAAAGAAAACCTTAAGAGGCCACTCACAACTGATTCACTGCACCGGAGGAAATTCTTACAACCCACAAATGCTGTTTCTTGCAGAGGCACCAGCGGCTTTTAGGGAACCGAGGGTCATAAGAGCCACCCCGTGCCCGGCCACGCTGCTTTTCCTGGGACACAACTGGCTGGAGCCTCGCAGTCTGCAGGCTCCCTCCCTGCGGCGGGCCAGAGGGGCACCCCGCCGTCCCCACACTTTTGCAGATCGCAAATCCATGCCTCAACGCGCCAGCGCCGCCCTGCCCAAACCTCGGCCGGGCCCACAGGCCCCCCGCCACCGCACGGGCTGCGGCCAGGCCGCGACCCG
Coding sequences within it:
- the YAE1 gene encoding protein YAE1 homolog isoform X2 encodes the protein MAAAPLLLLTAVKPVCPQPRWRLPESGGAPWRGGCGEGTERRAERAAGRGEARRSEARLRLPPEVIVITAVMSWVQVAVSRSSEDIFDEDADEMYLLQKEWNSTMKKRLKEGYRDGIEAGKELALQEGFNQGYRHGAELMVTCGQFRGTLNALLSWCQFKGHDSALSKINNLLDVVGKHEEDVLKYLNSIEQQPHLGHILDSVQDMDLNHTAPAGTEYNEAKAGKHEDVGSSGENICRNNGEVGSLQSECSKANLCTDPERSTLAWVKKQTIWLVEQLGLSLDILHHVQQLEH
- the YAE1 gene encoding protein YAE1 homolog isoform X1, whose amino-acid sequence is MSWVQVAVSRSSEDIFDEDADEMYLLQKEWNSTMKKRLKEGYRDGIEAGKELALQEGFNQGYRHGAELMVTCGQFRGTLNALLSWCQFKGHDSALSKINNLLDVVGKHEEDVLKYLNSIEQQPHLGHILDSVQDMDLNHTAPAGTEYNEAKAGKHEDVGSSGENICRNNGEVGSLQSECSKANLCTDPERSTLAWVKKQTIWLVEQLGLSLDILHHVQQLEH